Proteins encoded by one window of Flavobacterium sp. N502540:
- the hemF gene encoding oxygen-dependent coproporphyrinogen oxidase, whose translation MKDKFYAYIQQLQDQICAGLETVDGTAKFREDLWKRPEGGGGRTRVIENGAVFEKGGVNISAVHGKLPEAMQKMFNVDEADFFACGLSLVLHPKNPMAPTVHANWRYFEMYDTSSSLSTGPRKIIQQWFGGGQDLTPYYLFEEDAIHFHQTCKTACDKHNPEFYPKYKKQCDAYFWNAHRNEARGIGGLFFDYCKATESMSMEDWYNFVTEVGNSFLEAYVPIVERRKNLEYTAENRNWQEIRRGRYVEFNLVHDKGTLFGLKTNGRIESILMSLPPHVQWVYDHHAEAGSVEEKLIQVLENPVDWIELQ comes from the coding sequence ATGAAAGATAAATTTTACGCCTACATACAACAATTACAAGACCAGATCTGTGCCGGATTAGAAACGGTTGACGGAACTGCAAAATTCCGCGAAGATCTCTGGAAACGCCCGGAAGGCGGCGGCGGAAGAACGCGTGTAATCGAAAATGGTGCCGTTTTTGAAAAAGGAGGTGTCAATATCTCTGCCGTTCACGGAAAACTGCCGGAAGCCATGCAGAAAATGTTTAATGTAGATGAAGCCGATTTCTTCGCCTGCGGATTAAGCCTGGTTCTTCATCCTAAAAACCCAATGGCTCCAACGGTTCATGCGAACTGGCGCTACTTTGAAATGTATGATACTTCGTCTTCACTCAGTACAGGTCCAAGAAAAATAATTCAGCAGTGGTTTGGCGGCGGACAGGATCTAACACCTTACTATCTGTTTGAAGAAGATGCTATTCACTTTCATCAAACCTGCAAAACCGCTTGCGACAAGCATAACCCCGAGTTTTATCCTAAGTATAAAAAGCAATGTGACGCCTATTTCTGGAATGCGCATAGAAACGAAGCACGAGGTATTGGTGGTTTGTTTTTTGATTATTGCAAAGCAACCGAAAGCATGTCAATGGAAGACTGGTACAATTTTGTAACCGAAGTGGGGAACAGTTTCCTGGAGGCTTATGTTCCAATTGTAGAAAGAAGAAAAAATCTGGAATACACAGCCGAAAACAGAAACTGGCAGGAAATCCGTCGTGGTCGTTATGTCGAATTCAATTTAGTTCATGATAAAGGCACCTTGTTCGGTTTGAAAACCAATGGAAGAATTGAAAGCATTTTAATGAGTTTGCCTCCGCACGTACAATGGGTTTACGATCATCACGCAGAAGCCGGAAGCGTTGAGGAAAAATTGATTCAGGTATTGGAAAACCCTGTTGACTGGATTGAATTACAATAG
- the tnpA gene encoding IS200/IS605 family transposase: protein MASTYSQLYIHIVFTVKGRQNLISKNWKDELYKYMTGIISNKGQKLIAINGMPDHIHILVGLKPDKSISDLVRDIKANSSKFINDKKWINGKFEWQNGFGAFSYSHSHLANIIRYIENQEEHHKAKTFKEEYIGFLESFNVDFKNEYLFDDVNE, encoded by the coding sequence ATGGCAAGCACCTATTCTCAATTATACATTCATATTGTTTTCACCGTTAAAGGCCGACAAAATCTGATTTCCAAAAATTGGAAAGACGAACTCTATAAATACATGACCGGCATTATTAGCAATAAAGGTCAAAAACTAATTGCTATTAACGGAATGCCGGATCATATTCACATTCTGGTCGGATTAAAACCGGATAAGTCGATATCGGATTTAGTAAGAGATATTAAAGCAAATTCTTCAAAATTCATAAATGACAAAAAATGGATTAATGGAAAATTTGAATGGCAAAATGGATTTGGAGCCTTCTCGTATAGCCATTCCCATTTGGCAAATATTATAAGATACATTGAAAATCAAGAAGAACATCACAAAGCAAAAACATTCAAAGAGGAATATATCGGTTTTTTAGAATCGTTTAACGTTGATTTTAAAAACGAATATTTATTTGATGATGTCAACGAATAA
- a CDS encoding DUF4421 domain-containing protein, with protein MNLKLIYIVFLGSFLGCFAQNDSLQNPYFKSYNNKITGSVYYIDTSNSFQIASGPQDSQTFLNLTPNRREQIGFNLNYKIIDVSVGFAPKFLSQNKGDSHSKHFNFNTRFYYKKWMQSFTFINQKGFYISDDNIVAQLPDMRTTKIGGSTAYVFNPKFSFKTLVSQNEWQTKSSGSFIPTFSFYYTNLNLNNTLDSSNADIYVFSIAPSYFYNFVISQRVLIGAGIALGVGINDIDGDSSALYQADFNLKLAYNNDRFFAFASINTVSFAQDDKVNPRLNDNTATLKLSAGYRFDPPKKIKEVYDKVNQKIGL; from the coding sequence ATGAACTTAAAACTGATTTATATCGTATTCCTCGGAAGCTTTTTAGGGTGTTTTGCTCAAAACGATTCACTGCAGAATCCTTATTTTAAGTCCTATAACAATAAAATTACCGGCAGCGTTTATTATATAGACACTTCAAATAGTTTTCAGATTGCTTCAGGCCCACAGGATTCACAAACATTTCTTAATCTTACTCCAAATAGAAGAGAACAGATTGGTTTTAATCTGAATTACAAAATCATTGATGTTTCTGTTGGTTTCGCTCCAAAATTTCTAAGCCAAAATAAAGGCGATTCTCATTCCAAGCATTTTAATTTCAATACCCGTTTTTACTATAAAAAATGGATGCAGTCCTTTACTTTTATCAATCAGAAAGGGTTTTATATCAGCGATGATAATATAGTGGCACAATTGCCCGATATGCGCACCACAAAAATTGGCGGATCGACGGCTTATGTTTTCAATCCTAAGTTTTCTTTTAAAACATTGGTAAGCCAAAACGAATGGCAGACCAAAAGCTCCGGAAGTTTTATTCCAACTTTTTCTTTTTATTATACCAATCTCAATCTAAACAATACACTGGATTCTTCAAACGCCGATATCTATGTTTTTTCGATAGCACCCTCCTATTTTTATAATTTTGTAATTAGTCAACGCGTTTTAATTGGTGCCGGAATTGCTTTAGGGGTTGGAATTAATGATATTGATGGCGATTCATCTGCGCTGTATCAAGCCGATTTTAATTTAAAACTGGCCTACAACAATGACCGTTTCTTTGCTTTTGCAAGCATCAATACCGTAAGTTTTGCTCAGGACGACAAAGTCAATCCGCGATTGAATGATAATACTGCCACTTTAAAACTTTCTGCCGGTTACCGATTTGATCCACCCAAAAAAATAAAAGAAGTTTACGATAAAGTAAATCAGAAAATAGGTTTGTAA